In one window of Brenneria goodwinii DNA:
- the emrA gene encoding multidrug efflux MFS transporter periplasmic adaptor subunit EmrA: MSESVEKQAPQPVKRNKKKQRKRVLTLLTLIFIVLGCAWFVYWFLVLRHHQNTDDSYIAGNQIQVMAQVTGSVTRVNVDNTDYVKQGDVLVELDPTDAQQAFERTQTALANSVRQTHQLMINGKQYQANIELLQIQLNQAQSDLNRRETLGHVNAIGREEVQHARDAVASAKASLEVAKQQYQANQAMILDTPLEQQPTVQQAAAEMRDAWLALQRTKIVSPVNGYVSRRSVQVGARIATTSALMAVVPADHLWVDANFKETQLAKMRIGQPATVIADIYGDDVVYQGKVVGLDMGTGSAFSLLPAQNATGNWIKVVQRLPVRIELDPQQIAEHPLRIGLSALVNVDTADASGPSLSETPRSTPAYASDALSLDLAPVNQMISDIIQANAS, from the coding sequence TGCGCCTGGTTTGTTTATTGGTTTCTGGTCCTTAGGCATCACCAAAATACCGATGATTCCTACATTGCGGGCAATCAGATTCAGGTGATGGCGCAGGTGACGGGGAGCGTCACGCGCGTGAATGTGGACAACACCGATTATGTCAAGCAGGGCGATGTTCTGGTTGAGTTGGATCCGACCGATGCCCAGCAGGCTTTTGAGCGGACCCAAACCGCACTGGCCAACAGCGTGCGTCAAACGCATCAGTTAATGATTAACGGCAAGCAGTATCAGGCCAATATAGAGTTACTCCAGATCCAACTTAATCAGGCGCAGAGTGATTTAAATCGCCGTGAAACACTGGGTCATGTCAATGCTATCGGCCGAGAAGAGGTCCAGCACGCACGGGATGCGGTAGCCAGCGCCAAAGCCTCGCTGGAAGTGGCGAAGCAGCAATATCAGGCCAATCAGGCCATGATTCTGGACACGCCGTTAGAACAGCAGCCGACGGTCCAACAGGCCGCGGCGGAAATGCGCGATGCCTGGCTGGCGCTGCAACGAACAAAAATCGTCAGCCCGGTAAATGGCTATGTTTCACGCCGCAGCGTTCAGGTCGGCGCCAGGATCGCAACCACATCAGCGCTCATGGCCGTTGTACCTGCGGATCATCTGTGGGTTGACGCCAACTTCAAAGAAACCCAGTTGGCCAAGATGCGCATTGGTCAACCCGCTACCGTCATTGCAGACATCTACGGCGATGATGTCGTTTATCAAGGCAAGGTCGTGGGTCTGGACATGGGCACCGGCAGCGCGTTCTCTCTGCTTCCGGCGCAGAACGCCACCGGCAACTGGATAAAAGTCGTCCAACGTTTACCTGTCCGTATTGAATTGGATCCGCAGCAGATTGCTGAACATCCGCTGCGTATCGGTCTGTCCGCGCTGGTCAATGTCGATACCGCCGACGCCAGCGGACCGTCGCTGTCGGAAACGCCGCGCAGCACTCCGGCTTATGCAAGCGATGCGCTGTCGCTGGATCTTGCTCCGGTCAACCAAATGATCAGCGACATCATCCAGGCGAATGCCAGCTAA
- the emrB gene encoding multidrug efflux MFS transporter permease subunit EmrB yields MQRKPLKGASLAWMTVALSLATFMQVLDSTIANVAIPTIAGNLGASNSQGTWVITSFGVANAISIPITGWLAKRFGEVRLFLLSTALFAFTSWMCGISSSLEMLIFARVLQGIVAGPLIPLSQSLLLNNYPPARRSIALALWSMTVVVAPICGPILGGWISDNYHWGWIFFINVPLGVAVVVITLQTLRGRETKTEIKPIDTVGLALLIVGIGSLQMMLDRGKELDWFNSNEIIILTVIAVITLTFLIVWELTDDHPVVDLSLFKSRNFTIGCLCLSLAYMFYFGAIVLLPQLLQEVYGYTATWAGLASAPVGLMPVVLSPIIGRFAPRLDMRQLVTFSFIMYAVCFYWRAYTFEPGMDFGASAWPQFVQGFAVACFFMPLTTITLSGLPPERMAAASSLSNFTRTLAGSIGTSITTTLWAQRESLHHAHLTESITPYNPQAQEAYQQLQQTLGMSQSQASSYIASEITAQGLIISANEIFWAAAAVFLMLLVLVWFARPPFTSGGGGGAH; encoded by the coding sequence GTGCAGAGAAAACCGCTTAAAGGCGCCAGTCTGGCCTGGATGACCGTCGCCCTGTCATTGGCGACGTTCATGCAGGTGCTGGACTCGACCATCGCCAACGTGGCGATTCCGACAATTGCCGGTAACCTGGGAGCCTCCAACTCGCAGGGAACGTGGGTGATCACCTCGTTCGGGGTCGCCAACGCCATTTCCATTCCCATTACGGGTTGGTTGGCCAAACGCTTTGGCGAAGTTCGCCTTTTTCTGTTGTCCACCGCCCTGTTTGCTTTCACTTCCTGGATGTGTGGTATCTCCTCCAGCCTGGAGATGCTGATCTTCGCCCGCGTTTTACAAGGGATTGTCGCCGGGCCGCTGATCCCGTTGTCGCAGAGTTTGTTGTTAAACAACTATCCTCCCGCCAGACGGAGCATTGCGCTGGCGCTTTGGTCGATGACCGTGGTCGTCGCGCCGATTTGCGGCCCGATCCTGGGGGGCTGGATTAGCGACAACTACCACTGGGGCTGGATCTTCTTTATCAACGTCCCGCTGGGGGTGGCCGTGGTGGTCATCACCCTGCAAACGCTGCGCGGGCGAGAGACAAAAACAGAAATCAAGCCCATTGATACCGTGGGTCTGGCCTTGCTGATTGTCGGCATCGGCAGTCTCCAGATGATGCTGGACCGGGGCAAAGAGCTGGATTGGTTTAACTCCAACGAGATTATTATCCTTACGGTTATCGCCGTCATCACCCTGACGTTTTTAATCGTTTGGGAATTGACCGACGACCACCCGGTGGTGGATTTATCGTTGTTTAAATCCCGCAATTTCACCATTGGATGCCTGTGCCTAAGCCTCGCCTATATGTTCTATTTCGGCGCGATCGTACTGCTGCCGCAGTTATTACAGGAGGTTTATGGCTATACCGCGACCTGGGCAGGGTTGGCGTCCGCCCCCGTCGGCTTAATGCCGGTGGTGCTGTCGCCGATTATCGGTCGTTTCGCTCCGCGTCTGGATATGCGGCAGTTGGTCACATTCAGCTTCATTATGTACGCCGTCTGCTTTTACTGGCGCGCCTATACCTTTGAACCGGGAATGGACTTTGGCGCATCCGCCTGGCCGCAGTTCGTGCAGGGTTTTGCCGTCGCCTGCTTCTTTATGCCGCTGACGACCATCACGCTGTCAGGATTGCCGCCGGAAAGAATGGCCGCGGCGTCCAGTCTGTCTAATTTTACCCGCACGCTGGCGGGTTCCATCGGTACGTCCATCACCACAACGTTATGGGCGCAGCGTGAATCGCTGCACCACGCTCATTTGACGGAGTCGATCACCCCTTACAATCCGCAGGCTCAGGAGGCCTATCAACAGCTACAACAGACGCTGGGGATGAGCCAATCGCAGGCTTCGTCTTATATTGCGAGCGAGATTACCGCCCAGGGGCTGATTATTTCCGCCAATGAGATTTTCTGGGCGGCGGCGGCGGTGTTCCTGATGCTGTTGGTGCTGGTCTGGTTTGCCCGGCCGCCGTTTACCTCCGGCGGAGGCGGCGGCGCGCACTAG